The Alphaproteobacteria bacterium US3C007 genomic interval TCACGTATCCAAAGCTTCTTGTCCCAACGCCGTTACACTCTCGGCGAGCTGGCGTCGATCAAGGGATTGCACATCGTGATCGAACGTTATGCCCTTGCCAGCAATGGCTGCGCGCCTTGATGCCTTTTTGCCCTGAAATACCAGCGCCCTTATCGATCAAAAGAACGGGTAGGCCTGCTGCCTGCAAAGCTCTAGCGCTGGCGATCCCTGACATGCCTGCGCCAATAACAACAACGCCGATTAGATCAGCCCGATGCCTTCCATAATGGCGGGGATCTGTTTCTTGACCTTGAAGAACCCAGCCGTGGCATGGGGCCAGATTGCGCTATCCCAATCCCGGCGCCATTCAACCAAGTCTATTCCAGCCTCCTCCAAGGAGGGCATAGCTTCAAATATCCAATCCCGCAGCGGACCGATAGGAATATAAGAGGTCGCGATTTGAGTCACGCCTAAGCGAGAGGCCCAACGAGCTAGATCAGTGGGCACTCCTGCTCGCAGCTCTGTTACGTCCAGACCGATGCGCGAGGCGGTGTCGATTAACGCACCTCGCTCAAATTCCTCGACCAATGGAGCAACGGGTCTTGGCGAGCGCAAGTGGCTTGCGGCAAGTGTCGCACATCCGACGAAGTTCAAAGAGGAGAGGTCAAAGTCTTCCGGCCGGCAGTCTTCTTCAGAGATGAGTAGGACCGTTGGACGGTTTGGATCTGGGGCCTGCACGGTCCGGATCGGTGTGACGCCTGGCAGGCCTTCAGGTTCTTCGCTTTCAAGACCCTCGACGACTTCGGCAAGCTCCGCTGGGCGTGGATTAAAGCGTTTGTCAGTGAACTTTGCGATATTCCAAGCTTGCGCATGATAAGGTTTTCCACGCGTGTGAAGGCCGGCCACCCAGCGCCATCCGAGTGTGTTTGACGCAGGATCGCCGTCGAGGAGATGCCTGTAAAAAAAGTCCGCCCCCAATCGCCAAGGCAGTTCAAGCGTGAAGATCCAAATCGAGGCGAACCACATGCGGGCATGGTTATGAAGGTAGCCGGTCTCTACTAGTTCCTCGGCCCAGTTGTCAAAATAGTCGAGCCCGGTTTGATAAGCCTCAGCAGATTCTACACGCCTGCGAAGGCCGCGATCGCGATCCAGAGCCATCAGATCCCGCATCAAGCCTTCTCGGTACTGGTCCCACACAACTGGTCGCCGTTCCATCCACCCTTTGAAGTAACCACGCCAGATGACCTCCTGAATGAACTTCTCAGCGCCTTCAGCTCCATGCTCGAGCACCGCGGTGGCAACGGCGTCTTGTTCCAGCACAAGACGCCGCCGCAAGTATGGAGAGAGCATTGACACGTCCCGGTGTTTGCCCGCCCCTCGATCATGATTACGGCCGTTGGTATACCCTTTGCCCATGCGCGGCGCGAATGCCCTAAGGGTAGCCTCACCAGCCGCTCGTGTTGGCGCCATGAGCTTTGTGTTGGGATGATCAAGCTGCATAGATTCCATCTCCTCGTAACAAGGGAGAAGTAAACTGAAATGCCGGTCTGTCCAATTGGAGGGCGATGAATTGAGCTAAGGTCGGGGGCCAACAATCACCTTTTCGAAAGATTGAGCTTCCAATACGTTGCCCTAGATAAGGGTCTAAGAATGAACCAAACGAATGACGGAGCGCGTTTGAGCTTGAAATCAGAAACGACAGACAGGCGCAATTTGGTAGACGCATACCTGCAACTAACGAAAGAAGTTCTTCCCTCATTAGCTAATAGTGGTGGGCAGGATTGGCCCGTTCGCCAGGATCACTGTTTCCAGCGCATCGTTTTGGACACTATTTGTGGCGGTGTGTGGTACGCATATCTAGACCGTCCTGCTTACAAAAACCTAACGCATGAACAAGCGCAACGCGCGGTCGATCTGTGCCGTGAGATCGCCGAGGGTCGCGCAGACCTTCAACAGCTGAATAACCAGTCTCTGATTTGGCGCGGCAAAAGCCGCATGCGAACTTGAGCAGCCTTTTGGGAAGGTGTTTGAATGCCAAAACGAACATCGCTACAGGATACAAAGCGAGTTGAGACTGCAGACGATCTCGACGACATGGTTCAGAACAAGCGTGGGGGGTGGCGTGCCGCGGCGGCAAAGGCACACCGCCGGCAATGTCGATATATAAAAACGAATGACGGATAAGCTCGTGCGCCTGGCTTATGACGGCGAGTACGAACCCAACGATTAATTTTGCATTAGTGAGAGTGAAAACATGAAAAGCATAATCGAACTCAAGAATTTGGAACTTAAACTATCTCTGGGAACATACGGTCCATATGATGTCGTTCCAGATGTTCACCTCCTACATCTCAAGCTTACAATTGATCCAAAGTTCGTTTTTATCGATACCGATTGCATGGACCATGTCTTCGATTACGATCCACTGATCGCCGAAATCGATCGTCTCGCGAGCGACGGGCATTATCATACGCAAGAGAGGCTGATGACAAGGATTACTGCAGCCTGCGCGGCGTATGAAGTGATCGAAGCCGTTGAAATCTACCTGAGCAAACGTCCGGTCCTGCGGGACAGCGGCGAACTTGGGGTGAGATTAAATGTCAAGGCTGAAGAGCTTGCAGAAGTCCGTTCATTGATGAAGGGCTAGAAACAAGTAACCGGAAGTGAGCGGACGATGTTTGATAAAATGAAACATCAGTGGCAGCAAAAAAATACCACATCGCAGGATCAAACTGCTACCCTAAGGCAAAGATTAATAAAGGTACGGGCGAACGCTGCTTTTGTTCAGCGCCAAAAGCCAGAGCAGCCGGCTGGCGGGTGCCTTAATAACCGTATGACTAGATATTATTGATTTTAATTTTACTGGTTATATCATTTCTAAAAGCTTCGATTACGACAAAAGATCAAACGCCCTTGGAAGTTTTTGTTAATTTAACAATAGGGAAGGAGGCATGGAAAAGATGAACAATGTACTTGCAGAATTTATATGTACGAAAAAACCAAAGTTTGGCCATTATGTGGGTGAATTTGCAACGCCTGGCATAGGGCATCTGCTGGCTTCTGCAGGTTGCGACTTCGTCTTTTTTGATATGGAACATTCTGGATTTGGATTTGAAACGTGCAAACAAGTGATACGCTATTTTGAGGCAGCCAAGATACCCCTCATCGCTCGCACCCCCACAAAAGACTATGACGGTATCGCACGCCTATGTGATGCAGGGGCAGAAGGGATTATGGCGCCAATGATCAGCAGTGCTGATGAGGCTGCTAAGATCGTAAGCTATATGAAATATCCACCATTTGGAAAAAGAGGTGTAGCCTTGGGCGCTGCGCATGATAATTTCAATTTAGGCACTGTCTCAGTTGAAAAGAGATTGAACGAAGCTAACGATCGTACAACTTTCTTTGCAATGATTGAGACATCAGAAGGTTTAAACAACGTTGAAGAAATTGCTGCCACACCAGGTGTTGATTGTCTTTGGATTGGGCACTTTGATTTGTCAGCTTCTCTCGGTATTCCAGGCCAGTTTGAGCATCCTACTTACCTTGAGGCCGTTACGCATATTTGTGAAGCGACGAAGAAATACAATCGCTCTTTGGGGCAACTCATCAATTCCATCCCAGAAGGGAAAACGGTTTTAGCCAAAGAATATGATTTCATTTGCTATGGAACCGATACATCCATCTACCAACGAGCTTTGCTTGAGGGAATTTCTGCGCTGAGGAGCGCTGAAAAAAACTAATTTACTCAAGGTATTTAACC includes:
- a CDS encoding FAD-binding domain-containing protein, coding for MQLDHPNTKLMAPTRAAGEATLRAFAPRMGKGYTNGRNHDRGAGKHRDVSMLSPYLRRRLVLEQDAVATAVLEHGAEGAEKFIQEVIWRGYFKGWMERRPVVWDQYREGLMRDLMALDRDRGLRRRVESAEAYQTGLDYFDNWAEELVETGYLHNHARMWFASIWIFTLELPWRLGADFFYRHLLDGDPASNTLGWRWVAGLHTRGKPYHAQAWNIAKFTDKRFNPRPAELAEVVEGLESEEPEGLPGVTPIRTVQAPDPNRPTVLLISEEDCRPEDFDLSSLNFVGCATLAASHLRSPRPVAPLVEEFERGALIDTASRIGLDVTELRAGVPTDLARWASRLGVTQIATSYIPIGPLRDWIFEAMPSLEEAGIDLVEWRRDWDSAIWPHATAGFFKVKKQIPAIMEGIGLI
- a CDS encoding dihydroneopterin aldolase, coding for MKSIIELKNLELKLSLGTYGPYDVVPDVHLLHLKLTIDPKFVFIDTDCMDHVFDYDPLIAEIDRLASDGHYHTQERLMTRITAACAAYEVIEAVEIYLSKRPVLRDSGELGVRLNVKAEELAEVRSLMKG
- a CDS encoding aldolase/citrate lyase family protein translates to MEKMNNVLAEFICTKKPKFGHYVGEFATPGIGHLLASAGCDFVFFDMEHSGFGFETCKQVIRYFEAAKIPLIARTPTKDYDGIARLCDAGAEGIMAPMISSADEAAKIVSYMKYPPFGKRGVALGAAHDNFNLGTVSVEKRLNEANDRTTFFAMIETSEGLNNVEEIAATPGVDCLWIGHFDLSASLGIPGQFEHPTYLEAVTHICEATKKYNRSLGQLINSIPEGKTVLAKEYDFICYGTDTSIYQRALLEGISALRSAEKN